One Carassius auratus strain Wakin chromosome 4, ASM336829v1, whole genome shotgun sequence DNA segment encodes these proteins:
- the nots gene encoding nothepsin isoform X2, which translates to MRTSLLLLVCVGFVHGLGRVSLSRLPSVRSRLRAAEQLNEFLREHQPDVFSRRYAQCYPATQHYLRMGGRSTERLYNFMDAQFFGQISLGKPEQNFTVVFDTGSTDLWVPSSYCVSQACAMHHKFKAFESSTYAHDGRVFGIHYGSGHLLGVMAREELKVGSVTVQNQVFGEAVYEPGFAFVLAQFDGVLGLGFPQLAEELGSPVFDTMIAQGLLDEPVFSFYLKNNGSSFGGEVVFGGVDETRFVSPINWIAVTQKGYWQIRLDVVKVQGALRFCYRGPQGCQAVLDTGTSLIGGPARDILLLQQFIGATPTAVGEFLVDCVRISSLPVVSFQINNVEYSLTGEQYIRRVRTTQQPFQHFNPSNLRRH; encoded by the exons ATGAGGACGAGTCTGCTCCTGCTGGTGTGTGTGGGCTTCGTGCACGGTCTGGGCAG GGTCTCATTAAGCCGCTTGCCCTCAGTTCGTAGTCGACTGCGAGCCGCTGAGCAGCTGAATGAGTTCCTGCGTGAGCACCAGCCAGACGTCTTCTCGCGGCGCTATGCCCAGTGTTACCCAGCCACACAACACTACCTTCGTATGGGGGGCAGATCCACAGAGAGACTCTACAACTTCATGGAC GCCCAGTTCTTCGGTCAGATCAGTCTGGGCAAACCAGAGCAGAATTTCACGGTGGTGTTTGATACGGGCTCCACTGACCTCTGGGTGCCATCATCTTACTGCGTGAGCCAAGCATGCG cgatgcATCACAAGTTCAAGGCCTTTGAATCGAGCACATATGCGCATGATGGACGGGTTTTTGGCATCCATTACGGCTCTGGGCACCTGCTGGGAGTGATGGCCAGAGAAGAGTTAAAG GTGGGCTCTGTGACGGTCCAGAACCAGGTGTTTGGAGAGGCTGTGTACGAGCCCGGTTTTGCCTTTGTCCTGGCTCAGTTTGATGGGGTTCTGGGTCTGGGTTTCCCTCAGCTGGCAGAGGAGCTGGGCTCGCCTGTGTTTGACACTATGATAGCACAGGGATTGCTGGATGAACCTGTCTTCTCCTTCTATCTCAA GAACAATGGCTCTAGTTTTGGAGGGGAGGTGGTGTTTGGAGGCGTGGATGAAACCCGGTTCGTTTCTCCCATCAACTGGATTGCAGTCACTCAGAAGGGATACTGGCAGATCCGATTAGATGT TGTGAAGGTTCAGGGAGCCCTGAGGTTCTGCTATCGTGGTCCTCAAGGCTGTCAAGCTGTACTGGACACAGGAACGTCTCTAATTGGCGGCCCAGCCAGAGACATCCTGCTCCTCCAGCAGTTTATTGGAGCAACACCGACCGCTGTTGGAGAG TTCCTGGTAGACTGTGTCAGGATCAGCAGTCTTCCTGTAGTGTCCTTCCAGATCAATAATGTGGAGTATTCTCTCACTGGAGAACAGTATATCAGGAGGGTGAGGACCACACAACAACCGTTTCAGCATTTCAATCCCTCCAATTTAAG GAGACACTGA
- the nots gene encoding nothepsin isoform X1: MRTSLLLLVCVGFVHGLGRVSLSRLPSVRSRLRAAEQLNEFLREHQPDVFSRRYAQCYPATQHYLRMGGRSTERLYNFMDAQFFGQISLGKPEQNFTVVFDTGSTDLWVPSSYCVSQACAMHHKFKAFESSTYAHDGRVFGIHYGSGHLLGVMAREELKVGSVTVQNQVFGEAVYEPGFAFVLAQFDGVLGLGFPQLAEELGSPVFDTMIAQGLLDEPVFSFYLKNNGSSFGGEVVFGGVDETRFVSPINWIAVTQKGYWQIRLDVVKVQGALRFCYRGPQGCQAVLDTGTSLIGGPARDILLLQQFIGATPTAVGEFLVDCVRISSLPVVSFQINNVEYSLTGEQYIRRETLNNKEICFSGFQSIDVPSSAGPIWILGDVFLSQFYSIYDRGHNRVGLAHLSENSQISV; the protein is encoded by the exons ATGAGGACGAGTCTGCTCCTGCTGGTGTGTGTGGGCTTCGTGCACGGTCTGGGCAG GGTCTCATTAAGCCGCTTGCCCTCAGTTCGTAGTCGACTGCGAGCCGCTGAGCAGCTGAATGAGTTCCTGCGTGAGCACCAGCCAGACGTCTTCTCGCGGCGCTATGCCCAGTGTTACCCAGCCACACAACACTACCTTCGTATGGGGGGCAGATCCACAGAGAGACTCTACAACTTCATGGAC GCCCAGTTCTTCGGTCAGATCAGTCTGGGCAAACCAGAGCAGAATTTCACGGTGGTGTTTGATACGGGCTCCACTGACCTCTGGGTGCCATCATCTTACTGCGTGAGCCAAGCATGCG cgatgcATCACAAGTTCAAGGCCTTTGAATCGAGCACATATGCGCATGATGGACGGGTTTTTGGCATCCATTACGGCTCTGGGCACCTGCTGGGAGTGATGGCCAGAGAAGAGTTAAAG GTGGGCTCTGTGACGGTCCAGAACCAGGTGTTTGGAGAGGCTGTGTACGAGCCCGGTTTTGCCTTTGTCCTGGCTCAGTTTGATGGGGTTCTGGGTCTGGGTTTCCCTCAGCTGGCAGAGGAGCTGGGCTCGCCTGTGTTTGACACTATGATAGCACAGGGATTGCTGGATGAACCTGTCTTCTCCTTCTATCTCAA GAACAATGGCTCTAGTTTTGGAGGGGAGGTGGTGTTTGGAGGCGTGGATGAAACCCGGTTCGTTTCTCCCATCAACTGGATTGCAGTCACTCAGAAGGGATACTGGCAGATCCGATTAGATGT TGTGAAGGTTCAGGGAGCCCTGAGGTTCTGCTATCGTGGTCCTCAAGGCTGTCAAGCTGTACTGGACACAGGAACGTCTCTAATTGGCGGCCCAGCCAGAGACATCCTGCTCCTCCAGCAGTTTATTGGAGCAACACCGACCGCTGTTGGAGAG TTCCTGGTAGACTGTGTCAGGATCAGCAGTCTTCCTGTAGTGTCCTTCCAGATCAATAATGTGGAGTATTCTCTCACTGGAGAACAGTATATCAGGAGG GAGACACTGAACAATAAGGAGATCTGCTTCAGTGGCTTTCAGTCCATAGATGTGCCATCTTCAGCCGGACCCATCTGGATTCTAGGAGACGTTTTCCTCTCTCAGTTTTACAGCATCTACGACCGAGGTCACAATCGAGTGGGATTGGCTCATCTCTCAGAAAACTCACAAATCTCTGTGTAG
- the LOC113067286 gene encoding putative zinc finger protein 702 translates to MALIKEESEDMTIEDFRVKQEDTEMQTKSEYIKEETVEVTIEEAFRVKQEDTEEQTDLMVLKVESQELNEDQYENHDFMIGGKFIQPKKTSSRKRSNRFTCHRCGKCFNQKHKLMRHMRVHTVEKPVTCQQCGKRFSQKAILHYHMRIHTRDKPFQCLQCNGRFKCSKDMTRHLQTGCGIGLPLVLKIIESL, encoded by the exons ATGGCGTTGATTAAAGAGGAGAGCGAAGACATGACAATTGAAGATTTCAGAGTCAAACAAGAAGATACTGAGATGCAAACAAAGTCTGAGTATATTAAAGAGGAGACTGTAGAGGTGACGATTGAAGAAGCTTTCAGAGTCAAAcaagaagatactgaggaacaaacag acCTGATGGTGCTGAAAGTGGAGAGTCAAGAACTGAATGAAGATCAGTATGAAAACCATGATTTCATGATTGGAGGAAAATTCATACAGCCTAAAAAGACTTCCTCACGGAAAAGATCTAACCGTTTCACTTGCCATCGgtgtggaaagtgttttaatCAGAAACATAAACTTATGagacacatgagagttcacactgtaGAGAAGCCggtcacctgccaacagtgtgggaaGAGATTCAGTCAGAAAGCAATCCTTCATTatcacatgaggattcacaccAGAGATAAGCCCTTTCAGTGTCTTCAGTGTAACGGGAGATTCAAGTGTTCTAAAGACATGACACGTCATTTGCAAACAGGTTGTGGAATAGGGCTCCCACTGGTCCTTAAAATCATTGAAAGTCTgtga